A single Lactuca sativa cultivar Salinas chromosome 8, Lsat_Salinas_v11, whole genome shotgun sequence DNA region contains:
- the LOC111903599 gene encoding uncharacterized protein LOC111903599, which yields MKEFKGEKKLKGDSSIDCLYCNGAKHFAVNCMLRKKEEKKNRNKDETYYVEKLEEVREKAKGLSLVARRESEDEESGTYQIWSFGSDVEEMRHPTHGAILQALRMKKKRRFLNKAKKLNNQLLKTQKLLDTKRSRVEYLEIQLRNVNNDRENVDKDLILKKGPDDRFAYGVVKIDEFLIANEFVNIVNESLTKDEQKKKVLTVLSYLSFISHLSHTDSSDDEEDEVKALNVCKEEKKEKEVVTKEVVNSNPIVKLNSNEFKVLVAKFSKEHKVSKRKARKRWKPITKLTRNEKPEVQSSENPKLSKSYISISLDNDVDLVDSIKEKVRTWAFSSKIHSFGCPRHMTGKKENLKDFRSLKNAGVVKFGNNQKCQAKGYGKITNGQSTVNRVAYVKGLQHNLISVSQVVVGTGNQVPFNEEGSIISNVNTKEVLLKSKMKGDMFTLDINSVVACDVGKQHKQGHPITIDSNIVEPLELLHIDLLKSEVAQIMIEFIKKMETTLKKTVRKIKSDHGIEFKNNVLDLCFIMNLKDNLSKFQPKADEGIFLGYSHNSVAYRVLNKRTRKAEETLNLKFDDYYIKQTEKHFENHPIL from the exons ATGAAAGAGTTTAAGGGAGAAAAGAAATTGAAAGGGGATTCTAGCATAGACTGTCTTTATTGTAATGGTGCGAAACATTTTGCAGTTAATTGTATGCTTCGAAAGAAAGAGGAAAAGAAGAATAGAAACAAGGACGAAACATATTATGTTGAAAAACTAGAGGAAGTTCGTGAGAAGGCCAAGGGATTGTCTCTTGTGGCAAGAAGAGAGAGTGAAGACGAAGAAAGTGgtacttatcagatctggtcatTCGGGTCTGATGTTGAGGAGATGAGGCATCCTACTCATGGTGCTATTTTGCAAGCTTTGagaatgaagaagaagaggagattTCT taacAAAGCAaagaaacttaataatcaattgctTAAGACTCAAAAGTTGCTAGATACGAAACGTAGCAGGGTAGAGTATCTAGAGATACAATTACGAAATGTCAATAATGATAGAGAGAATGTAGACAAAGAT CTGATTTTAAAAAAAGGTCCAGACGATAGGTTTGCATATGGCGTTGTTAAGATAGATGAGTTTTTAATTGCTAATGAATTCGTTAATATTGTTAATGAAAGTCTGACAAaagatgaacaa AAGAAGAAAGTATTGACTGTTCTCAGTTATCTATCATTCATATCACATCTaag TCATACTGATAGtagtgatgatgaggaggatgaagTTAAAGCTTTGAATGTTTGTaaggaagaaaagaaa GAAAAAGAAGTTGTTACAAAAGAAGTTGTTAATTCAAATCCAATTGTGAAACTTAATTCAAATGAATTCAAAGTGCTTGTTGCTAAGTTTTCAAAAGAACACAAAGTTTCAAAGAGAAAGGCACGAAAG AGATGGAAACCAATCACCAAATTAACAAGAAATGAGAAGCCTGAGGTGCAATCTAGTGAAAATCCAAAACTATCGAAAAGTTACATTTCAATATCTTTAGATAATGATGTTGATTTAGTTGATAGTATCAAGGAAAAAGTTCGAACTTGGGCTTTCAGTTCTAAAATTCACTCTTT TGGTTGcccacgtcacatgactgggaagaaggagaACTTAAAAGATTTCCGAAGCCTGAAGAATGCTGGAGTGGTTAAATTTGGAAACAATCAAAAGTGTCAAGCCAAAGGATATGGGAAGATAACGAATGGTCAATCTACAGTGAATCGGGTTGCTTATGTCAAAGGTCTtcaacacaacttgataagtgtatcacaggTTGTTGTAGGCACTGGGAATCAAGTACCTTTTAACGAAGAGGGTAGCATTATTTCGAATGTCAACACAAAAGAAGTTTTGCTCAAATCCAAAATGAAAGGTGACATGTTTACATTGGACATCAATTCAGTTGTGG CTTGTGATGTTGGAAAGCAACATAAGCAAGGTCATCCAATCACGATTGATTCGAATATTGTCGAACCACTGGAGCTTTTAcacattgattt gcttAAATCCGAAGTAGCACAAATCATGATTGAATTTATCAAGAAGATGGAAACGACGCTGAAGAAGACGGTTCGAAAGATAAAGAGTGATCATGGAATTGAATTTAAGAACAATGTTCTTGATTT GTGCTTTATTATGAATCTTAAGGACAACCTTTCGAAGTTTCAACcaaaag